One region of Polynucleobacter sp. Adler-ghost genomic DNA includes:
- the rpsB gene encoding 30S ribosomal protein S2: MSVTMRQMLEAGCHFGHQTRFWSPRMAPYIFGHRNKIHIINLEKTLPMFQDALKFAKQIAANRGTILFVGTKRQSREIIAEEAARAGMPYIDSRWLGGTLTNFKTVKGSLKRLKDMAVAKEAGDWEKLSKKEALTNDRDLDKLQKALGGIQDLNGVPDAIFVVDVGYHKIAITEANKLGIPVIAVVDTNHSPEGVDYIIPGNDDSSKAVLLYARGIADAILEGKSNSVQEILTAVKEGEEEFVEEGKAE; this comes from the coding sequence ATGTCAGTAACTATGCGTCAAATGCTGGAAGCCGGTTGCCATTTTGGTCACCAAACCCGTTTCTGGTCCCCAAGAATGGCCCCTTATATTTTTGGCCATCGCAACAAAATTCACATTATCAATTTGGAAAAAACATTGCCTATGTTTCAGGACGCCCTGAAATTTGCAAAACAAATTGCTGCTAACCGTGGAACTATCTTATTCGTTGGTACTAAGCGTCAATCACGCGAGATTATTGCTGAAGAAGCTGCTCGTGCTGGCATGCCTTACATCGACAGTCGTTGGTTGGGCGGTACGCTCACGAACTTCAAAACTGTTAAAGGCTCCCTCAAGCGTTTGAAGGATATGGCAGTTGCTAAAGAAGCTGGCGATTGGGAAAAGCTTTCCAAGAAAGAAGCGTTAACTAATGATCGCGATCTCGACAAGTTGCAAAAAGCGCTTGGCGGTATTCAGGATTTGAACGGCGTTCCTGATGCGATTTTCGTAGTGGACGTTGGATATCACAAGATTGCTATTACTGAAGCTAATAAGCTTGGTATTCCTGTGATCGCTGTAGTAGATACCAACCACTCACCAGAAGGTGTTGATTACATCATCCCTGGTAATGATGACTCCAGCAAAGCTGTTCTTCTCTATGCTCGTGGTATTGCTGATGCAATTCTCGAAGGTAAATCAAACTCTGTTCAAGAAATCTTGACTGCCGTTAAAGAAGGCGAAGAAGAGTTTGTTGAAGAAGGGAAAGCTGAATAA
- the map gene encoding type I methionyl aminopeptidase yields MPTSKKLQVVDNQGMNSVFTAEKDIQGMREAGRLASEVLDHVAPHVNAGISTAELDRICHEYMRDVQKTIPAPLNYQPPGYPPFPASICTSVNDVICHGIPGEKILKTGDVVNLDITVITPDGYYGDTSRMFMVGEVSVLAKRLTQITFECMWLGIAQVKPGASLGDIGHVIQTHAEKAGYSVVREYCGHGIGKVFHQDPQILHYGRPGTGEKLKEGMTFTIEPMINAGKRDIRTMPDQWTVKTKDRSLSAQWEHTLLVTATGVEVLTWSEGSNPIPDCVKGLSFRPHLANA; encoded by the coding sequence ATGCCCACTAGCAAAAAGCTCCAAGTCGTTGATAATCAAGGCATGAACAGTGTATTTACAGCCGAAAAAGACATCCAAGGGATGCGCGAAGCTGGCCGCTTAGCCAGTGAAGTTCTTGACCACGTTGCCCCGCATGTGAATGCTGGTATCAGTACCGCTGAACTCGATCGCATCTGCCATGAATATATGCGTGATGTCCAAAAGACTATCCCAGCCCCACTCAACTACCAACCCCCAGGCTATCCACCTTTTCCGGCATCGATCTGCACCTCGGTCAATGATGTGATCTGTCATGGCATTCCTGGTGAGAAGATTTTAAAAACTGGGGATGTTGTCAATCTCGATATCACGGTAATTACGCCAGATGGCTACTACGGCGATACCAGTCGCATGTTTATGGTTGGGGAAGTTTCAGTACTAGCCAAGCGTCTTACGCAAATTACTTTTGAATGTATGTGGCTTGGAATTGCACAAGTTAAACCTGGCGCATCGCTTGGCGACATTGGCCACGTTATTCAGACCCATGCTGAAAAAGCAGGTTATTCAGTTGTTCGTGAATACTGTGGTCATGGTATTGGCAAAGTGTTTCATCAAGACCCACAGATTCTTCACTATGGTCGCCCTGGCACCGGTGAGAAATTAAAAGAAGGGATGACCTTCACTATTGAACCAATGATCAATGCCGGTAAGCGCGATATTCGGACGATGCCTGATCAATGGACGGTAAAGACTAAAGATCGAAGTCTCTCTGCGCAATGGGAACACACGCTACTGGTAACAGCCACTGGCGTTGAAGTATTAACTTGGTCAGAGGGGAGTAATCCGATTCCTGATTGCGTTAAAGGTCTCTCCTTTAGACCCCATCTAGCCAACGCTTGA
- a CDS encoding [protein-PII] uridylyltransferase, translating to MGQTLAAAQPVADIASLRAARELAYNDFREHQVVGRLTKQLSKLSDELLISLWNSCDLSSDAALVAVGGFGRGALFPYSDIDILILLPSDKQYFEEVLASKIEKFVAQCWDTGLEIGSSVRTIAECASEAEQDITVRTSLLESRLVCGKKALFKEFESVYEKTLDPKSFFQAKLAEQIQRHYKYQDTPYSLEPNCKESPGGLRDLQVISWVSKAAHLGNTFKDLSLAGLITQRELTELNRNQRFLETLRANLHLLAKRRQDVLVFDLQTPLAAAMGIQEESSRLASEAIMRRYYWAAKAVNQLNDVLLQNIEALLFPQESKTTHAIAGEGNECFIERQGVLDITDPQLFQKHPEQILRTFLVFAQTANVKSLSATIFRSLYNARQKMDSQWRKDPVNRALFIEILKEPEGVSRAFQLMNRTSVLGRYLPAFRRIVGQMQHDLFHVYTVDQHILMVLRNVRRFMVVEHTHEFPFCSSLIAHFEKPWLLVIAALFHDIAKGRGGDHSELGKADMRKFAKDHGLDKADTELLIWLVAEHLNMSQVAQKQDITDPDVVQAFAKKVGDERHLTALYLLTVADVRGTSPKVWNAWKGKLLEDLYRVTLRVLGGAKPDASSELAQHQEESRAKLRLYAIEDSAYENLWKQLDVAFFLRQDAADIAWLTRHLFDKVDSQTPVVRARLSPVGEGLQIAVYVKDQEDLFARICAYFERHGFSIWDARIHTTKHGYALDTFQISGSNLVDEGSSYRDLIQLVEYELTAALQINDPLPSPSMGRLSRQSRTFPIQPRVHMIPDERGHYYALSLSASDRTGLLYAISRVLAKHQVSLHTARINTLGERVEDVFLLDAANLSKNPKLQILLETDLLEALGA from the coding sequence ATGGGTCAAACTCTCGCAGCCGCTCAACCTGTTGCAGATATTGCCAGCTTACGGGCTGCCCGAGAACTAGCGTATAACGACTTTCGCGAGCATCAAGTAGTTGGGCGATTAACCAAGCAACTGAGTAAGCTCAGCGATGAACTCCTCATCAGCCTATGGAATTCCTGTGATTTAAGTTCGGATGCCGCTCTTGTAGCAGTCGGTGGATTTGGCAGGGGCGCACTCTTTCCCTATTCCGATATTGATATTCTGATTTTGCTGCCTTCAGATAAGCAATACTTTGAGGAAGTACTGGCCAGCAAGATTGAAAAGTTTGTAGCGCAATGCTGGGATACCGGTTTAGAAATTGGCTCCTCAGTTCGAACTATTGCCGAGTGCGCATCTGAGGCAGAGCAAGATATTACGGTTCGCACCTCCCTGCTTGAATCCAGACTCGTCTGTGGCAAAAAGGCCCTCTTCAAAGAATTTGAATCTGTTTATGAGAAGACCTTAGATCCAAAGTCATTCTTCCAGGCCAAGCTAGCAGAGCAAATCCAGCGGCACTATAAATATCAAGACACGCCCTACTCATTAGAGCCTAATTGCAAAGAGAGTCCTGGTGGCTTGCGTGACTTACAGGTAATCTCCTGGGTCAGCAAAGCAGCGCACTTAGGTAATACATTTAAAGATCTCAGTCTTGCAGGCCTCATTACCCAACGTGAGTTAACTGAGCTCAATCGGAACCAGCGTTTTTTAGAGACTCTGCGCGCTAACTTACACCTACTAGCGAAACGCAGGCAAGATGTTTTGGTGTTTGACCTACAGACACCGTTGGCAGCAGCCATGGGAATCCAAGAGGAATCCTCTAGGCTTGCCAGTGAAGCCATCATGCGCCGCTACTACTGGGCGGCTAAAGCAGTCAACCAGTTAAATGATGTACTACTGCAAAACATTGAAGCACTCCTCTTTCCTCAAGAATCTAAGACGACTCATGCCATTGCTGGCGAGGGCAATGAGTGCTTTATTGAGCGTCAAGGTGTCCTGGACATTACTGACCCTCAGTTGTTTCAAAAGCATCCAGAACAAATCCTGCGGACCTTCTTAGTTTTTGCGCAAACAGCGAACGTCAAGAGCTTATCAGCAACGATCTTTAGATCCTTGTATAACGCTCGCCAAAAGATGGATAGTCAATGGCGCAAAGATCCGGTTAACCGCGCACTCTTTATTGAAATCCTTAAAGAGCCTGAGGGAGTCAGTCGCGCCTTCCAGCTCATGAACCGCACTAGCGTCCTCGGTCGCTATCTGCCAGCCTTCAGAAGAATCGTTGGTCAGATGCAGCATGACTTGTTTCACGTTTACACAGTGGATCAACATATCCTAATGGTGCTGCGGAATGTCCGCCGCTTTATGGTGGTTGAGCATACACACGAGTTTCCTTTTTGTAGCAGTCTGATTGCCCATTTTGAAAAGCCTTGGCTATTAGTCATAGCCGCACTCTTTCATGACATTGCTAAAGGACGTGGTGGCGACCACTCTGAGCTTGGCAAGGCGGACATGCGTAAGTTTGCGAAAGATCATGGCTTAGATAAGGCAGATACGGAGCTCTTAATTTGGCTAGTTGCAGAACACTTGAATATGAGCCAAGTAGCTCAGAAACAAGACATTACCGATCCAGATGTAGTGCAAGCCTTTGCTAAAAAGGTGGGTGATGAGCGCCACCTTACCGCACTGTATTTATTAACCGTTGCCGATGTCCGTGGAACCAGTCCCAAAGTATGGAATGCCTGGAAAGGCAAACTATTAGAAGATCTCTATCGTGTAACTCTCCGCGTATTGGGTGGAGCAAAACCAGATGCGTCCTCTGAACTTGCGCAGCATCAAGAAGAATCCCGCGCCAAATTGCGCCTCTATGCAATTGAAGACTCTGCTTACGAAAATCTCTGGAAGCAATTGGATGTTGCCTTCTTCTTGCGCCAAGATGCTGCCGACATTGCCTGGTTAACTCGCCATCTATTTGATAAGGTGGATAGCCAAACTCCGGTCGTACGTGCCCGCCTCTCTCCAGTTGGCGAAGGCTTACAGATTGCTGTCTATGTCAAAGACCAGGAAGATCTCTTCGCCAGAATTTGCGCCTACTTTGAACGCCATGGCTTCTCGATTTGGGATGCCCGCATTCATACTACAAAGCATGGCTATGCACTCGATACCTTCCAAATTTCAGGCAGTAATTTAGTAGATGAAGGCAGTAGCTACCGAGATCTTATTCAGTTAGTGGAGTACGAGCTCACGGCGGCGCTACAAATTAATGATCCTCTGCCATCACCGAGCATGGGAAGACTCTCGAGACAGTCTCGCACATTCCCGATTCAGCCACGCGTCCACATGATTCCCGATGAACGTGGCCATTACTATGCCTTATCCCTCTCAGCGAGTGATCGCACCGGCTTACTGTATGCAATCTCTAGAGTATTAGCCAAACATCAAGTCTCATTACACACTGCACGCATCAATACATTAGGCGAGCGTGTAGAAGACGTATTTTTATTAGATGCAGCTAACTTAAGTAAGAACCCTAAGCTTCAGATCTTGCTAGAGACAGATTTACTAGAGGCGCTAGGGGCTTAA
- a CDS encoding NUDIX hydrolase — MDSENPFSRSNQLGHITASGLVIKGGKVILIFHPYIKEWFQPGGHIDDGESPIEAAIREVYEETGILCAPTDGQLDPVDIDLHEIPANPKKSEGAHLHIDLLFVLQVIEERESPEGIQKAWVPFDQITSPRINRALQKLQDWA; from the coding sequence TTGGACTCAGAAAATCCGTTTTCAAGATCCAACCAGTTAGGCCATATCACAGCAAGTGGCTTAGTGATTAAGGGTGGTAAGGTTATTCTTATCTTTCATCCGTACATCAAAGAATGGTTCCAGCCTGGCGGCCACATTGATGATGGTGAGTCTCCCATTGAGGCGGCAATAAGAGAAGTTTACGAAGAGACGGGTATTCTTTGCGCGCCTACTGATGGTCAATTAGATCCAGTTGATATTGATTTACATGAAATCCCTGCAAATCCAAAGAAAAGTGAGGGTGCACACTTGCACATTGATCTTTTATTTGTGTTGCAGGTGATTGAGGAGCGAGAGTCCCCTGAAGGTATTCAAAAAGCATGGGTGCCTTTTGATCAAATTACCAGCCCGCGCATTAATCGAGCCTTACAAAAGCTGCAAGACTGGGCTTAA